The Heterodontus francisci isolate sHetFra1 chromosome 14, sHetFra1.hap1, whole genome shotgun sequence nucleotide sequence cagctgaggcccctgatattcagagggctgtgagtgaccaggtccatgctgagccccaggctactgatgacccccTGTTGTTTgcagcacagagcatgctggagcTGCTGCAGCAGTCCTGGAAACAGTGGAGATGCCACAGGGCTtgcgcagccttgagcggatgatgggggagtccatccaggccatgacagctgccgtaTCCCAGGCATACGAGCACCTGGCATCATCCATTGAGAGGGCGGGGGCCCTCTTGGTGAGCCAGATTACATTAACAtgcgctgacctgcaatccctcgctgCAGCCATGACATCCAATCAACAGTGGCAAAGCGAGAGAGGGCCCAGGAGCATGGTCCTTCCCGGAAGAGCAGAGGGGTTCAAAtcagccctgagatggaggaggtgagCCTGCGTGCCATATCTTGGGttccccctcaaggtgattccaatgtggacgccGGCCCCTCTGTCCTCTGCCGGTGAGTCTAGCTCCGGCAGCCACAATGTCTGAGGGGAGTTCTGCACTGATGCAGGATTCCCCCAGTCAGccggggctctccaggcctcaTGCGCACAGAGGACGatggccaaagtcatccacagccaaagcgcCTCCCTCCAGTCAAGCTACTAGCGCAGAGGTGGCTctgcgaaggagcacccgcaagcgttttaaaaaaattattcgcACAAATGGGAATACACGAGTGCCACAACAATGTAAATCAGTAtaacactaaatgttcttcactaacatgtgtgtcgtttttactaagtgaatgacgtgtgccagcatgtactgctCATGTCTCATCCCTTTCCATCATtgtcctttcagaactgccaatgtatggaataacatcattgccatgccagcatcactcatgtgcatctccatggatgcagtaacatggacaatggctcagtttgCTGCTTCCTCTAATAGTTGAGAGAAAGATGTTGtggatgtggactgctgcacagcaggtgagcggggGTGGCTGTCTGGCTTGCAGAGCTTAGGGTGCTTCCTATGGAGTGGaaaacctttgatcaataaggcactGCCATgtatccctagctcgctgctctcCCTGCATGCAGCACTTTGGTGCTCtttgccctcccatgcgcctttcctgctgtaagtcctcagtgtTCTCATCGTCCGAGGATGAGTCCCGCTCACATTTCTCATCCTGTAACATCATTCCTCCTCCCATCACCCTACATGTCAGCAGAGCTGTGCCTCTGGTAAAACCATCCCCACTCCCTTCATGCTTGCAGAGTTGTGCCACCAGTAATaccatcccacctcccttcatgcctgcagagttgttcccccagtaataccatcccacctcccttcatgcctgcagagttgttccCCCAGTAATACCCCCACCCCACAGATTAGAGGTGCATAAATGGTGCAGGAAATTTTCCAAGTAGGAAAATTGTGCGTTAGCCATTTCTGCTTGATTTCTAGCATTAAAATGCTTCCATCAAGATGCCTCCTGATTTTTGAATTTTCTTACAATCACCCGCTGAGTCCCGACTGACCAAATATGTATTTGTCAAAGTGAGGGTCAGTGGTGCAGCAGCTCTGAGTTTCCTGATTCTTCACTCCTAATGTACCCTGGATCACTGTGATTTAAGATTCACGATGAACTGTGCTCGTTCATTTGAAGTCAACACTCTTTGCTGAACCCACATTCTAATTTAAGACCATCCTGTTATAGCAAGAATGGCAAATCAATCTCTTTATTCCTTGGAATCAAagagaaaggtcattgacctgttcctgtctccacatttgctgcctgacctgctcagcggTACCAGCAATTTCTGTTTCTACTTCTGATTAtccgcatccgcagtattttgcttttgttttagttttCATTCCTTGGACTATTTGAATAACATTTATATAAAGAAACAGTAATGAACTTTTATACTTGGGAGAATGCCATTTTTGAGGGAGTTTTGCTTTGTTTACATTGTGCATTGTATATATTACCATCAACCTTGCAGGCACCCTAAGCCATGCAGTCCGGCTGGTAAAGGTACAGATGCATTTTCCCCCACCAGGTGGCTCACCATTGCATTTTTCCTATGCAATACATTCTTCAAAAGACTACTTAATTACAGCCACATTTTCCTTTATAACTGTACTATAAAACTTTCCAACTTTAATTCACGAATATAGCAAATATTTGTTTTGCTAATGATCCAGATTCTCTGGAATGTCTTAATAGATAACTACACAGCACAAATTAGCTGCAGTATTTTTTTCAAGAATATATTGCAATACAGGAAAAACAATTGCGTTCCACTGGCAGTGATAAAATGCCACATTACTAATTATATTTTACCATAACATAAAGGCATATtgcacaaaatacttggtgtaggtcatACTAGGGAGTAAGTGGTTAAAATGTTCAATTAGATGGATGGTTTTTTGTCCATGGAAACTGGATATTAAATTTTGACTTGATCTTCAGAAAAGGAATTAATATGAGTAAATAAGACATATGGGGCCTAAATATTCATTCAGTTTTTCTATGTGAAATCAAAAATATCCTTTCCATTTTGTACTGGAAATATTTGGGTCAATAAAAAGTCCCTTTGTATTAGTGCAGCCATTTCAGTGGCTTGGATTTTACATTCAGAATAACGGTGAGGCTAACAGCGGTCACCACTATAATGGAGTAAaacagacagcaacttctgcaggccaCACATGTGTggttaaatgtggaaatctggaagttACGATCTGAGTTATCTTGCTTCTCCGGAGGCCACACCATAACAGTACCTCGCTGATTGATTTCAATGCTAAGCCTATGTATTGGTGTGAAGTTGTGGTACCTACCCATTAGCTGCCCATTAAACAAGGCAggaaaagttagggctggtgcataTTAGTCATAGTTATTTCCAAACAACCTTTATGGCCCTAAAAAAAATAatcttacaagtgtggagtctcattccttcataaCTTAATTAGCGTGGAGATTTTTAAAAAGTAAAGCTTTAAATAATTTttgtttttactttttctgtctgaaTCTCTTAATACCAAATTTCTTTTTCAATCTTTATTTTTTCCTTTATGTACATAATTTAAATCTAATTTGTATTTCCTGGTTTAGACTTTGTGGTTTTGACTTTGCACGTCTCAGTGAGGATTCGTCAATATGATTAGTTGAAGAGCTACGCTATTTCTTGTCCTGTCGCGGATGCCACAGATCCCCAGTAGAAGGTACCACACTGGATCAGAGACCCAATAACGGAAGGTCTGTGCTCAAAATCCAGTGAAAGCTCTGAGCACTATTATTAATGTAGTGAATAGCGAACATCTTTCCTTTACCGCTGCCCCCAAAATCTGGACCATTATGTTTCCCATTCAGTTGGCTTTTATTTTAATCCTGTAGTTTAGGTGTTTTATTTTTCTGAATATTATGTTTGCCTTATTAAAGGTGGTGTACTATGGCACCTAAAGTTTGAAAATTATACACTCTGTATTGGACAATCGGTGTTTAACTTCTTAATACTCAATCTTCAAGAGAACTAAAGCATTAAATGTACTGCTTCAATCCAATCTGGATATCTACAACATCCCTGGTGAAGTTTTAGAAAAATGTCAGTGGATCAAAATATAATTTGAAATTGTTAAATTGGTTTTCTTCCAAAGTAGGAAATATAATGGTGGAGCAACTGCATCCCACTTGCGATCTGGAATGTGTAAGCTTACACAGTGTTCTTGTATTATCTGATTATATATGTGTCCTCTGAGTAATAGTTAAGGTGATACTGGGATGAGCTTCTCTGGACTGAATAAACTTTTCTCAACCTTGACCTTTGCAATGTACTCATGTTTCTTGTGATACTTGAAAATCCATAGAGCTCTGAGTCTTCCAGTGGAGGCAGCATATACCTGAGACATGCAGAAAGGAAACTCCCAAGTACAATTTTTGATTCAATCCATTACCTGATCTCAGTAGGGGTGTAGGCCTTAATACCCATGGTttcagagaaacagggagagaccagCCAGGTGGGCAAGGGCAGGAATGGGCTCTACTGTAATACCTTGTGTGGCTGAATACCCTGTCTAGTCTCACACATGAGGAATGGTCACAGGTTGAGGtactttggtggggtgggggggggggggggggggtggttgggggagggTGCTGCAGGTGGCGGAGGAAAGGAAGGGTGCAGTGATCAGTCCCTGTGGTGCAGTTCCTTAGCAGAAATCATTGTCTTCAGTGAAGGTTAGAAAATTGGCACAAATGGCAAATAAATTATTCCACCTTGCCAAATAATGTTAGCTGTTGTGTAAATGCTGAATAATATAACAGCTGCTTATAGTTAACATTCATCACAGGGAATTTCTGTGCTTCTTACCATGACTTAAATATGTGAAAAACATTAAATTGCTGTACAGGCACACGTGTTGAACAATATTTTTCAATGTGTATGTTTCACATTTTTTCAGAAGGAACTGGAGTAGTTATAAAACAATGAGGCAACCACTTGGtattttaaattattttaattCACAACATactacagttactgggcagagagcACAATGTGGTAGTGATAATACTTTTGATGCTTCAGAAGTTTAATCTAGATTAAACAATTGTGAAGTAGATTATTGAAACTGTTATTTAAATATCCTAAGGTATCAAGTATAAACTCTATCAATTAGTGGTAAAATATACATCTATTCTTGCACAATATGATGCTGATGTTGTACTAAATGAACGTCACAGGTGAACCTGATCCTGTTCTCATCCTAATGTGCACTTTAGGCAGGAATTACTGGATAGCAATCAAGAAATCAAACTCTCTTTTATCTTTCCACTTTCAGCCAAAGGTGCTGAGATCAAGTTTAATGGCCTTATTGCAATCCTAACTCAGCAGAGACCACTGACCAAACCTGGCTCAATACCACAGTGGTTGATCTATGTAGCTACAATTCATACTTATAATCAAAACTTATATTGGACTAAAGTTAGTCCATTTACTAGAATCATTTTGATGGGCCCAATTACATAAGTGTGTACTTGTAATGAATAAAGTGTAGCTTTTGGTGCAAAACATACTAGATATTCGGTATTGCTATGATATAGATTTGAATGTGTTGCAAGACAACAACTTCAAATTTCAGATTTTGGATAGTAAAACTATGGAAATCTCTCATAACTAATCAATGTCATCTGAACCCAAAGCTATGTTACACCTTGAAAGCAGCTTGCTGTATTTTTCCCTATAACATATACAGAGGTACTTACCAATGTGTTTAGTCAATAGCTGCTTGAGCAGTGATTTCTTCAACAGCAGGTATTTGTGACTGTATACTCTGATCAAATTGAAATAATATTCTGCAATAGGAGCTATACGGCAATGGTATTGGCTTTGTATTCATGAAATTTATTGGGATATAATTTATCTTGTGTATATATTAGAAAATACACCTAATATAGATATTACTTTTGAAAGAAACACTTAATTTTTGGAGTGCATTGGAGTACAATTAAGCAGCCAAGaaattaaataaaaataaagtaAAAGCAAAGTTAAAATAATAACAAAATATATGAACATTGGAAAAGGAGAATGAACAATGTGCAAGCCAGAATAGTTGTAATAATAgtgtttgttttatttatttatgatGAGATGACTCTCAGCAATTGGGTAGATGCACTACTGTAATTGTACATATTTTTGCTCTAGCCAGAgtcccataggcatctctccctattagagagagacagttggcgaTGTATAGCTTGAGTGTCACTACTCCTCTAGTGTGGGACAAGGCAAGGAGGTAGGCCTCCATGGactaccacagccagtatggggattgaacccgtgcTGTTGGCAATTTTCTGCACTTCATGCTAGCTGAGCTAACTGAGCTAACTAACCCCCCCACTATTGTAATATTAGGGTTTATTTTAGCATCCTAGTGTGACTGCCCAAGGGAGATTGGAGTTCAACAGAACTGTTAGGCTAAGGTCTAACATGTAAAACTTTAAACTTGGTAGTTGTGTAGAAAAGCAGGTCATCTATAAAGTCAGAcatgcagacatatttagaatggtCATCAATGGAACACAGCATTTTAGGATAATTTCATTCTAAGATGACTACTAACCTTTAAGTAGAAACAAAATAACTTTAGAATGCAGCCCCAGAAATTAATTTCCAAGTTATTTTATATCAGATTTCTCTAAGCAAATCTTCTTCAATGTTTTTACAAGATTTGTATCCAAATATCTACATAGTGGTTAGTTTGAAATATTATCACTAAAAAACATTTAACCTATTTCCTATCCATTCTCTTGCAATATATATTGCAATAAAGAGATCATGGGGGTTAGAATAAGGTGCTCActgagtattgaagggattaacttTGAACAATTAATTTGAAAAGTATTAGATGTTGTCATACTATTTGACAACTGTTGTCGGTCATAACTACTTGGATACATAAACCATGGCTCTCATATGATGTTACCAGTGACTGTTTAAACAGATATACTTTTGATCTGACATGACCTGGTTAAAGAGAGATtacagtatatttttgaaaaactgAACAAACTTTTCAGTGAAAGGGGTATTGCCAGTAACTTTGTTTTAATGTGTCCGTTATCAAGGTAATCAGTGATGAGTAAATAACACAATTTATTCAACTTATGTTTTTCTTATCAGTGTAAAAAGTTATGTATGCGTTTTTTCCTAATTTCTTTATCTCTCTTCCTCCACCTTTGTTCAAAAATGAACTGGGCACATAATCTGCTCCCAAACTGATCACAATGTAATTCACTAACTGGCCATTTAGCAGTGGACAGAAGTTGCCTGGGTTGACTCAAATCAAAAGTTTTCTCACCCTCCCTAGAGTTGACAGTATTTATCCTCCACTTAGTACACCCGTCTGCTCAACCCTTTAGCCAGATGGGTGAGAACAGAAACTGAGAATGCCTGAAACTCTCATCTTACCACTGTTGTGGCAAAGTAGACTGGTGCACTAACTTGGGATACCATTATCATGTTCTACACATGTAGAGAAGTAAAACAGGTTATTACAAATGCAATATTTGCTTTAAAGTGAATTATATTTCCTTTCAAATATGTTGGAAATTTCTTTTGCTCTATTTCAATTCCTACGGCATAAATTATCAGAACGTAACTTAGCTGTAATGCCAGACGATGGAAGAATGGTTGAGTCAGGTTGTTGTCACTTATTGGATATTTTTGTTCTTGCCATTTTCGATCTCAAAGTTGTGTTATGACTTGAAAAATATGAGTGTATAAATTGCCTAACCATCCAATAAAACAAACACTTCATTTTTTTAAACTTACAAAAGTGTAACTTTCTTTGacttgctttttaaatctctgtcaTTAAGGTTAATATTTACACTAAAAGCACTGGCAATCATGCAGTGTTTGTAATCTGTACCCGATAATCATTCACTATTTTGGACTTTGGAATTCAGAGTTAGGACCATAATAAAATGACATTGCTGATCCGAGACCATAAGCAGTGCAAGTCGAGAAAAATTTCTCATTTCCATTAGATGGCGTAGTTCTGCAAGGGACCACCTCACCATCCAGAGTGAGAGTGATGAACGTAGGGTACTAGGTATGGGATTCATACCATGTGAATGAACCTGAGGCGGAGAAAATCTGCTGTTGGATGTTATATTAAAGGTTAGGTTCCTTGTTGTTACCTTTTACAAGCCAAAGAAGCATATTTTGATTAAAACGACTCTCAGTTTATCTTGCATTAGAGACGTTCCAACGTGAGGCTGAAGAGACAGCCAAGTGGCATAGATGTAATATATAGCCAGGTTTGCTAGGGGATTCTATGCTGCTTTAGGTTGTAGGTTGTCATTTATTCGATTTGATGCAAAACATAACAATAAACTAAGaaaataaatatcaatataaatCAGAAATGAAACTGTTGGAAGGTGTGCATTAAAGCTACTTTGGACTCTGCCTTTCAGGTAATTAGTAGTGAGTCCACTGATAACTGAAAACCTGAATTCAGGTCTCAGGTCTGTCAGAAAGTCTGCATTTAGGTGCAACATTGGGGGCAGGGTAGAAGATAACCTTCCCCTCCCACTTTTTCCTCATGGGTTATATTCCTCTCTCCCCACCCTAAATCCCAGAATTACTCATTGCCCTTCCCCAGTTATATGCGTGGTGGTGGTTTGTGTTCTTAGTTGACACAAATGATAATAGTTTTCATATTCTAAAAATCTCAGCTTTAGTCCATGTTTTGAAAGACCTCCACACTCGTATTACTAAAACGCATTCCATATCAAGACAATATGTTTGATATGTCCTCCCAGTGAAGTTCTGATGATTTGTCAGTCTTAATGGTCTGCCAGGTTTACTTGTATAGATGGCGATGAAAGGAGAGAAACACTCAGCTCCATCCAAAAGGTCCAGTTCTACTTGTTTCAATATTATGCATATTTGTTTTGTttttgaaaatgaaaaaaaaattgaattggGCAACAACCTGCTTTCATACTGGCGTAATGTACTGCACGAAAGGAGTTGAGCATGTTAATTCTATCCCCAAGGGAATAAAATAAAAACTAGTAAAGATTGACGACAGCACCTTGACTTTTTAATTCCAACGCTACCGGTAGAAGGAAAAGCAGTCAACAAATATAATACTAATGAGGAATATAATCACTTACTGTCTACTGTAAACGGAATATTTGGTTGGACTTTCCAATGGACAGATTCTTATTGAACAACTGAAGCAGCATGCAATTTTTTTAAACTTTCGTTTCATTTCTTGGCAACGTCATTCAACAAACCACGATATTTTGAGGAATGTAATACAggcttattgattttttttttaagttgtgcGCAAAATGATTGTTTTTTTTCCTTCTCGGGCCATGGATATGTTCAATAAATAGACCATAAAACCACTTTTTTACTGTATAAACTTCATTTATACATGCAGTCCATAAAATTTTCTGTATCGCTTTGACGGAAATAATTTACCCTGTATGTAATATATACAAATAGATAACTTCTCAATAAAATCTATATACACGAATTCACTATCTTCCCCTCTTAAAGGTCAATGTACATACACAAGAAGTGTCTATCCTTATAAATCTCCACCCAATTTTTTTCCTACTATCCATGGTGAGGGCTCGCACATAAGATTGGCTGGTTTTGCACTGGGAGTTCCAATGCTTCTTGTCTATCCCTCTGCAGCCTTCGTTGGTGAAACCCTTGGGGTTGCATTTGGTCTCGTAAAAGTACTGCTTGAGTTGGCCATTCTGGACGAGGATCTTCTCCAGGACGCTGACCGTCTGGCCCGACATGTCCACGGCTGTCTTTTTCTTGTCGGCAGTCACCCACTGGCTAATACTATCACAGACGCTGAGCTCTCCCCGTCTGGACGGGTCTGAGTGGCGCCTGACCCTCGCTGACATGTTGGCCGCCTCCAAGTAGTTCCTGTACTCCTCCATCAGAAAGAGCAAAGGGGGCTCCAAAGGCACTTGGCCGCTCAGCATCACCCTGGACGAGTACAAATCCgcctccttgcctcctcctcctccgtcaCTCGGCCGGGCCTCCGGCTCCACCTCCAGGAGTTCTTCCAGCACATGCTCAACCGTGTTGGCCAACGCCCCTAGTCCTCGTGAAGAGGCGgcatctcctcttcctcctccagccAGGCCGTCCAGTGTCCCGTGGGGCCAGAGCCCGGGGTAAAGAGAGGCGCCGTCACCTCGGCCTCCAGCTTCTTTCATTGGGGCAGCTTTCAGGCAACCGAAGTATGAGATAACCATAGCAAGGAACAGGATGGTCATTACTCTCCTCACCTGGTGGGACTGTGAAGGGGAGACAAAAAGGAAAAAAAGCACCAAGAACATTGTTATTCGAAAGGTTATGATACAATTGAGACTTTCATAAGTTGCAAACTATGGACTTGTATCTTACTGTGCTAGTAGGTGTGTCAAGTAACGAGATCTCAGCGCTATTGTCGCTACTTAAAGAGCAATTCGATCCCCAGCTGTGGGCTTAATGAGTATAAACTTGTCCCTAATCTATAAAACCAACTTTGTTGTGATCAAAGGAACATACTCTACCTCATTTATAAAGAAATCTACGAGATAAGCGCAAATCTCAAATGTTATCAGTTCCGGTGAATAACTTTTATGAAAGGGCATTTCTCCCAGATATAGTTACGATTAGCAAATTGATCGACTATTTTATCCATGTTTACCAATCACACTACGTTTTGGATACCAAGGAAATCACGAATTAATGCAACTGTCTTGGGCGTCTGTCTGGGTCTGCTAAATAACAGCAGCTATGATTCAAACATAAAATATTAACGTTCGCTGGTTTTTGCTAAAAAAGCGAGGGCATTTTTGAGGTCACGCCATCATGTGCGGTGACGTCACCCTCCTTAGGGTTTTACATTATTCATTTTAAACAATGTTGAGTCCATCGTTCCATTCTCAAGATTTCCACAGCACTGCACAGAACAGATCATCAGGGAACAGTATTGAAACTTTTAGAC carries:
- the bdnf gene encoding brain-derived neurotrophic factor isoform X1, producing the protein MMANVLECFMSHQVRRVMTILFLAMVISYFGCLKAAPMKEAGGRGDGASLYPGLWPHGTLDGLAGGGRGDAASSRGLGALANTVEHVLEELLEVEPEARPSDGGGGGKEADLYSSRVMLSGQVPLEPPLLFLMEEYRNYLEAANMSARVRRHSDPSRRGELSVCDSISQWVTADKKKTAVDMSGQTVSVLEKILVQNGQLKQYFYETKCNPKGFTNEGCRGIDKKHWNSQCKTSQSYVRALTMDSRKKIGWRFIRIDTSCVCTLTFKRGR
- the bdnf gene encoding brain-derived neurotrophic factor isoform X2, whose product is MTILFLAMVISYFGCLKAAPMKEAGGRGDGASLYPGLWPHGTLDGLAGGGRGDAASSRGLGALANTVEHVLEELLEVEPEARPSDGGGGGKEADLYSSRVMLSGQVPLEPPLLFLMEEYRNYLEAANMSARVRRHSDPSRRGELSVCDSISQWVTADKKKTAVDMSGQTVSVLEKILVQNGQLKQYFYETKCNPKGFTNEGCRGIDKKHWNSQCKTSQSYVRALTMDSRKKIGWRFIRIDTSCVCTLTFKRGR